The following nucleotide sequence is from Devosia salina.
CGATTTCGAGGCTGATGATCCGGCCCGAGGCCTTGGTGGCCGCCAGCGCGCCGTCCTGCTCGGCCTTGTCCTCCTTGGAGAACAGCCGCGCCGCCTGCAGGTCCTCGACCCAGTTGCCCGCTCCGTCGAGATAGACGGTGGCGCCCGAGATCAGCTCATTGCCCGTCAGAATTTCCATGGTCACGCTACCTTGAAACTGTTCGTTGCCGCCGCTGCGGCCGCCTCGGCCCAGTCGCCCTCGGCCACCGCCTTGCCAACCAGGATGACGGCCGGGCCATCGACGAAATCGACAGCACCATTGGCGAGCCCGCCCAGCGTCCCGGCATAGGCTGTGCTGTCCGACCGCCCGGCATTGACCACGATACCGACCGGCAGATCCGGTGCCGCGCCATGCGCCAACAGCCGGCCGGCCACGTCGGCCGAAATCGCCTTGCCCATATAGAGCGCCAGGGTCAGGCCCGATTGCGAGAGAGCGGCCCAATGGGCCAGATCGCTGTCTTCGGCGCCATGCGCCGTGGCGACCACGAAGCCGCTCGACACCTTGCGCAGCGTCACCGGCGTCGCCGTATCGGCAGCCGCCGCCAATGCCGCGCTGACGCCCGGCACGATCTCATAGGCAAGCCCGGCCTTGCGCAGGGCCGCAATTTCCTCGCCCGCGCGCCCGAAGATCATCGGGTCGCCGGACTTGAGCCGCGCGACCTTCTTGCCCTCACCGGCCAGCCGCACGATCAGCGTATTGATCTGCGCCTGCGAGAAGGAGTGGTGTCCGCGCGTCTTGCCGACGCAAATCTGCTCCGCATCGCGCCGGCCCATCTCGACCACGGCGGCGGGCACGAGCTGGTCATGCACGATGACATCGGCCTGCTGCAGCAGCCGCTGCGCACGCAGGGTCAGGAGGTCTTCGGCGCCGGGGCCGGCCCCGATCAGCCAGACCACGCCCTGCCCCGCGCCATTGGCCACATGGGCGTCCAGCAGCTTTTCGGCACTGGCAGCATCCATGCCCGGACGGGTCACCAGGTCTTCGTAATAGCGGCGACGGGCAGCACCATCATGAATCAGGCTCTCAACCTTGTGGCGCAAACCACCCGCAAGACTCGCGATTTTGCCAATCCCGGGCGACAGCAGCGCCTCGATCTGCGCCCGCACCAGCCGCGCCAGCACCGGCGCATCGCCCTCGGTGGAGATCGCCACCGTCAGCGGCGCGCGCTCGACAATCGAGGGCGTGTAGAAATCGCATTCACCCGGCACGTCGACGACATTGAGCGGGATGCCCAGGCGCCGCGCTTCCGACTTGGCCAGCTCTGCGTCTTCACCCTCTTCGGCCACGAAAACAAGAGCCGCGCCGGCTACATCATCAGCGCGAATGGCGCGCTCGAACACAGTCGCCGGAAAGGCTGAAAAGTCAGCTTCGATGTGGGGGGAATAAATCTCTATCGAAGCAGTCGTCTTAGAGACCAATCGGACCTTGTTCAGGGCTTCGTCGGTGCCGCCGACGATGATGATGCGCTTGCCCCTGACCTTGAAGCTCAACGGAAATGTGTTGAGAAGTCCCATAGTCGTCCTGTTCGAGAGAATGCCGGAAAATAATCCAAACCCGCCCGGCCCGACAATGCCTTGAAAATCAATAGCTTTTATATTTCCCTTCGGGGTCCGCGCTTGGAAATCCCAAGGCGCTCCCGGCCCCGCTGCCGCCAAATGAATCTTCGCCGGCGCCACCGATAGAATTATTTGCCCGGAGTGGCGTAATCTCCGCCGGCTTCATATCCCGAGGGGACCGCTCTCATGCCACCTCTGCCCATGCGCAGCCTCGCAATGGTTCTCGCCGTCCTTGGCATGGCCATTGGCCCGTCCAGCGCCATGGCGCCGATGCTGCGACCTGCGGCCAGTAGCGCAGTGCCCCCAGGTCAGGCCGCCCCCTTTGTCGGCGCCTGGTCCATGACCCTTCCCACGCGGGAGGCCAGCGAGGGCGACGCCATCTTGGTCACCTGCGCCGCGCCGATCCATATCGAGCAGGCCAATCCGACGCACATCTTCTATCTGGGCCCGGACCAGGCAGAAGCTGATGCGGCCATCTCATTGATCCCATCCGGCGACAGCACGAATTGGGAGCCCATCGCCGGCGGTCCGAGCTACGTATCCATCTGGGTCACGCCCGACAGCTTCTATCTCTACGATGCCGTCAGCGAGGGCGAGCCCGACTGGGCCCTGCCCTATATCTACAATCGCTGTCTCTGATCAGCCCTGGCGGCTGGGCACGCGTACCACCAGCCCGTCCAGCGCGTCGCGCACCTTGATCTGGCAGGAGAGCCGGCTGTTCTCGCGCACGTCGAAGGCGAAATCGAGCATGTCCTCTTCCATCGTCGAAGGGCCGCCGACCACCTCGCGCCAGTCCTCGTCCACATAGACGTGGCAGGTCGCGCAGGTGCAGGCCCCGCCGCATTCGGCAACGATCCCCGGCACCGCGTTCATGATCGCGGTCTCCATCACGGTCGAACCATTTTCCGCTTCGGTTTCAATGCGTTCGCCGTCATTGGTGATATAGGTGATCTTGGTCATGGTCGTCCTTGCTGCACCGTCCCGGATATAGCGGCAGCCGCCCGGCCTCGCAAGGGAGGCCCGCCTTTCCGATTTGTCACGCAGATGTCTGCAAATTAAGTCGCGGGCGGCGCAATCGACCTGCACTGTGGATGGCAAAACGGTGAGGAGAAGCACAATGTTCACATCCACACGGACCATACAGCGCGTTCGACCGGCCATCGCGACGCTCGTCTTCGCTCTTGGGACAGCCAATGGCAGCGCCCACGACCTGCCCCTTGGCGATGGCAGGATTTCAACCTCACCCAGACAAGGCTATGTCTATTCCTGCCAGACCCGTTTCCCCGCCAACGGCGTCGGCGCCCAGGCCAGCGGTGCCTGGCTCGACGAAGCCTCGGGCACCTGGGACCCCGACCTCAAGCCAATCGTGGACGGGTCGGTGAAATGGCCCAGCGAGATCACACTGTCGGTAGAAGGAACCCAGCGCATTGTCCGCGGCAACGGCTTGCCCGATCATGCCACCGGGACATTTCCCGTCAGCCGCTCTGACGACGCCTATCGATATGACCGCAATCCCAACAGCATCACTGCACAGAGTGTTCTTCTGCGCCTGGATGTCACGCCGAGCCTGGCCAACACGCCAAGCTGCGTCCCAATGGGCATGATCGGTTTTGCACTCTCCGGCGCGGCCATCTACAACGCGCTGGACGCTAAGGGCGATGACGCGCCGGCCCATGAGATTCAGGATGGTTGCAATGGCCACCCCGAGCGGCAGGGCGAATATCACTACCACAACTACTCGGACTGTTTCGTAGATGCGCGCTCAGGCCCGGATGGGCACAGCGACCTCATCGGCCATGCACTCGATGGCTTCGGTCTCTATGGCAAGTATGAGAGCACCGGCGACGAGCTCTCCACCGACGACCTCGACGCATGCCACGGCCATACGGGCCCTATCGAATGGGACGGCAAGGTGGTGGAAATGTACCACTACCATTTCACCGAGGACTATCCCTATACGCTCGGCTGCTTTGCCGGCCGCGTAACCCAATAAGCCTACAGGCCGAGCAGCCCTTCCAGATAGTGCTGCTTGATCCCGAACATGGCCTTGACCGCCGCAATGCGGTCGAGCGCTGCCTGGCGTGAACCGGCATTGCCCTTCTGCGCGACGATCAGGTTGTTCTTGGGCGTATGCGCGTCCGAGACGAACTCGAACACCTTGGTGCGATAGCCGCTGGCTTCGAGCAACAGCGCCCGCAGCCCATCGGTGACCATTTCGGCCTGCTTTTCCATGAACGTGCCATGGCGCAACAGGAAATCGAGACGATCATCGGCCGTGCCCGCCTCGATCTGTCGCCTGATCTGCTTGTGGCAACAGGGGGCTACGGCAATCAGCCCGGCTCCCGCCTTGATGCCCTGATAGATGGCGTCGTCGGTTGCCGTGTCGCAGGCATGCAGCGCGATCACCGCATCGGCGCCGGAAGCGTCATAGTCGAGGATTGAACCGGCTTCGAACCGCAAACCGCCAAAACCACTCTTCGCCGCCAGGGCATTGCCAGCTTCAACCAACGCCGGACGCAGTTCGACGCCAATGATTTCAGCATCTTGGCCCGCCCGGTTGGCGAGATAGTCATAGAGCGCGAAATCGAGATACCCCTTGCCCGCGCCCATATCGACGATGCGCGGATTCTCTGCCTTAAGTTGCTGAATCAGCGGGGCAAAGATCTCGACCATCTTGTTGATCTGGCGGAACTTGTCCTGCGCGTCATTGCGGACCTGCCCATCCTTGCCGGTGATACCGAGCGCCTGCAGCCAGATCGAGGATGTATCGGTCAGCGCGCGGTTCTTGGCCCTGTCATGGCTGGCTTCGACCGCCTCCCGGCCTGCAACGTCGCTGCGTTTCAACCGCTGCTTGTCGCCCTGTCGCTCGAACTGCAGGTCGAAGCCCGTCGTTTCCAGCCGCGCGCTGCGATAATGCTCGGTCAGCCCTTCCGAAAGAAAAGCGGCGGCTTCCTCCGGCGTCAGGTTCTTGGTGATGTCCCGTGTCTTGTAGCGGAAGACGAGGCTGAGGCGCTCGCCAGCCTTGATCGCGACCTTGCGCCCTTCGACCGATTTCAGGTCCGCCTCGGGGCCATGATAGCCGCCCAGCTTCAGCCGCACCATGGAGCCATCGGCAAAGGCATTGCCGAACGCCGTCACGAATTCGGCGATGCGATCGGGTGCGCTCAATGCCGTTCCTTGGTGGTCAGGAACCGGATTTTCGGCCAGTCCTGCTTGGCCCGGTCCGCCCACCACGCATTCTGCGCCAGGAAAACCGGCGCCTCGGCGCGGTCCTCGGCCATGTTGACCTTCTGGGCGGCAATGAAGCGCTTCAATTCGTCTGGATCATCGCTCTCGACCCAGCGCGCCACTTCAAAGCCCATGCTTTCGAAGGTGATCGGCACGCCATATTCCTTGGCGACACGGGCCGACAGCACTTCGAGCTGCAACTGACCCACCACGCCAACGATCCAGTCGGCGCCCACCATGCGCCGGAACACCTGCGTCACGCCCTCTTCGGCCAGATCGGATAGCGCCTTGGCCATCTGCTTGGTCTTCATCGCATCAGTCAGCCGCACCCGGCGGATGATTTCCGGCGCAAAGTTCGGGATGCCCGTGACGTTGATATTGGCGCCTTCCGTCAGCGTGTCGCCCACCGACAGCGTGCCGTGATTGGGAATGCCGACAATGTCGCCAGCCACGGCCTCCTCGGCCAGCTCGCGATTATTGCCGAAGAAGAACATCGGGTTGGAGACGGCCATGTCCTTGCCCGAGCGCACGTTCTTCAAACGCATGCCACGCTCGAACTTGCCCGAGCACAGCCGCACAAAGGCGATGCGGTCGCGGTGATTGGCATCCATATTGGCCTGCACCTTGAACACGAAGCCGGTGACCTTCTTGTCCGATGGCGGGATGGGCGCGGGCAGCGCTGGCTGCGGCCGCGGCTCCGGACCCCAGTCACCCAGCGTGCGCAGCAGTTCAGCCACCGAGACGCCCTTGAGCGCCGAGCCGAACAGCACGGGGCTCAGATGTCCCTCGTGGAAGGTCTTCAAATCGAAGCCCGGCAGCATGGCCTGCGCCATTTCGAGCGTTTCGAGCGCCGTCATGAAGACCGGATTATCCACCAGCTCGTCCACCTCGAGCAGGTCTTCCAGCGCCTCGAACTCGGCAATGGTCTTGCCCTGCGGATTGAGCACCCGCTTTTCCACCAGGTCGATATAGCCGCCGAAATCGACGCCCTGCCCGATCGGCCAGAGCACCGGCGTCAGGTCGAGCGCCAGCTTGCTCTGGATTTCATCGATCAGGTCGAGCGGGCTCTGGCCCTCGCGGTCCACCTTGTTGATGAAGGTGATGATCGGAATGTCGCGCAGGCGGCACACTTCGAACAGCTTCAGCGTCTGGCTCTCGATGCCCTTGGCGGCGTCGATCACCATGATGGCCGCGTCCACGGCGGTCAGCGTACGATAGGTGTCCTCGGAAAAGTCCGAGTGCCCCGGCGTGTCGAGCAGGTTCAGCGTCAGCCCGTCATAGTCGAAGGTCATCACCGACGAGGTGATGGAAATGCCGCGCTGCTGTTCCATCTCCATCCAGTCCGACCGGGTCGAGCGCGCGCCGGCCTTGCCGCGCACCGCGCCGGCCTGCTGGATGGCGCCAGCGGCGGCGAGCAGGCGCTCGGTCAGCGTGGTCTTGCCCGCATCCGGGTGCGAAATGATCGCAAACGTGCGGCGCAGGCGATAGGGTTCGGCGGTGGGCCGGGGTGAAACCTCGGCAACATTGGACAGGGACATGGATTCTGCTGAGTAGTTCGGCCGGTGCGACATGCCACGCGGCCCGATGTCATTTGGGCGCTCTATAGGCGAAACACAAGCATGCGGTCAAACCGCGCACCAGCGAAACGCTGGTCGTGGCACCGCTGGACAGGTCTTCAGCGCACAAACGTATTCCTGACCCTGACCGAGTTGAGCATGTATCCGGTCCAGATGGCGATGCCCAGCAAAGCGCCCACCAATGTTCGTCCGTTGCCATCGCCCCAGAAGCTGACCCCAGATGCTTCGTAGTAGTCGCGGAACGCGTTTTGGGTCAGTGCGAACGCCATCAGCATCCAGATCAAGTTCACAACCTGCCAGGCAATGAACGCGCCGGGGAATACCTTCTTCCGTTTGAAAAACAGCACCAGCAAGCCGATTGGTGCGACCCCGATCACGACAGCCTGTGCCAATTCAAATCGCACTGCGAATGCCTGCTGAGTGGTCAGGACGTATCCCGGTCCGAGAACATCGAGAGAGTTCAGAACGACAATCGCGTTGGCGACTGGCGATGCAAGCATGCCAATCAAGGGCAGGATGAGCCACCCTCCGAGCCCGGTCGGCCCCTTGGCCATCGCGGCCTGATAATCGCGAGCGCGCAGTTGTTCCAAGGTCGGCATTTGTCCCCCGATGCGCGACCATTTTTGTTTTGAAGGCAACTGCTTGGGCCGCGTGCGAGAGATACACGACGGTGATAGCTATGCCAATCCGCACGCAAGATGCCGGGACATTAGGACGGCTGCGTCG
It contains:
- a CDS encoding DUF2849 domain-containing protein encodes the protein MEILTGNELISGATVYLDGAGNWVEDLQAARLFSKEDKAEQDGALAATKASGRIISLEIEEVEQVEGRIVPKRLRERIRAAGPTAPLSLNGQAFDRQHLGEDGHVSI
- the cysG gene encoding siroheme synthase CysG, with the protein product MGLLNTFPLSFKVRGKRIIIVGGTDEALNKVRLVSKTTASIEIYSPHIEADFSAFPATVFERAIRADDVAGAALVFVAEEGEDAELAKSEARRLGIPLNVVDVPGECDFYTPSIVERAPLTVAISTEGDAPVLARLVRAQIEALLSPGIGKIASLAGGLRHKVESLIHDGAARRRYYEDLVTRPGMDAASAEKLLDAHVANGAGQGVVWLIGAGPGAEDLLTLRAQRLLQQADVIVHDQLVPAAVVEMGRRDAEQICVGKTRGHHSFSQAQINTLIVRLAGEGKKVARLKSGDPMIFGRAGEEIAALRKAGLAYEIVPGVSAALAAAADTATPVTLRKVSSGFVVATAHGAEDSDLAHWAALSQSGLTLALYMGKAISADVAGRLLAHGAAPDLPVGIVVNAGRSDSTAYAGTLGGLANGAVDFVDGPAVILVGKAVAEGDWAEAAAAAATNSFKVA
- a CDS encoding 2Fe-2S iron-sulfur cluster-binding protein, yielding MTKITYITNDGERIETEAENGSTVMETAIMNAVPGIVAECGGACTCATCHVYVDEDWREVVGGPSTMEEDMLDFAFDVRENSRLSCQIKVRDALDGLVVRVPSRQG
- a CDS encoding YHYH protein; protein product: MFTSTRTIQRVRPAIATLVFALGTANGSAHDLPLGDGRISTSPRQGYVYSCQTRFPANGVGAQASGAWLDEASGTWDPDLKPIVDGSVKWPSEITLSVEGTQRIVRGNGLPDHATGTFPVSRSDDAYRYDRNPNSITAQSVLLRLDVTPSLANTPSCVPMGMIGFALSGAAIYNALDAKGDDAPAHEIQDGCNGHPERQGEYHYHNYSDCFVDARSGPDGHSDLIGHALDGFGLYGKYESTGDELSTDDLDACHGHTGPIEWDGKVVEMYHYHFTEDYPYTLGCFAGRVTQ
- a CDS encoding class I SAM-dependent methyltransferase, with protein sequence MSAPDRIAEFVTAFGNAFADGSMVRLKLGGYHGPEADLKSVEGRKVAIKAGERLSLVFRYKTRDITKNLTPEEAAAFLSEGLTEHYRSARLETTGFDLQFERQGDKQRLKRSDVAGREAVEASHDRAKNRALTDTSSIWLQALGITGKDGQVRNDAQDKFRQINKMVEIFAPLIQQLKAENPRIVDMGAGKGYLDFALYDYLANRAGQDAEIIGVELRPALVEAGNALAAKSGFGGLRFEAGSILDYDASGADAVIALHACDTATDDAIYQGIKAGAGLIAVAPCCHKQIRRQIEAGTADDRLDFLLRHGTFMEKQAEMVTDGLRALLLEASGYRTKVFEFVSDAHTPKNNLIVAQKGNAGSRQAALDRIAAVKAMFGIKQHYLEGLLGL
- a CDS encoding peptide chain release factor 3; protein product: MSLSNVAEVSPRPTAEPYRLRRTFAIISHPDAGKTTLTERLLAAAGAIQQAGAVRGKAGARSTRSDWMEMEQQRGISITSSVMTFDYDGLTLNLLDTPGHSDFSEDTYRTLTAVDAAIMVIDAAKGIESQTLKLFEVCRLRDIPIITFINKVDREGQSPLDLIDEIQSKLALDLTPVLWPIGQGVDFGGYIDLVEKRVLNPQGKTIAEFEALEDLLEVDELVDNPVFMTALETLEMAQAMLPGFDLKTFHEGHLSPVLFGSALKGVSVAELLRTLGDWGPEPRPQPALPAPIPPSDKKVTGFVFKVQANMDANHRDRIAFVRLCSGKFERGMRLKNVRSGKDMAVSNPMFFFGNNRELAEEAVAGDIVGIPNHGTLSVGDTLTEGANINVTGIPNFAPEIIRRVRLTDAMKTKQMAKALSDLAEEGVTQVFRRMVGADWIVGVVGQLQLEVLSARVAKEYGVPITFESMGFEVARWVESDDPDELKRFIAAQKVNMAEDRAEAPVFLAQNAWWADRAKQDWPKIRFLTTKERH
- a CDS encoding DUF2569 domain-containing protein, whose translation is MPTLEQLRARDYQAAMAKGPTGLGGWLILPLIGMLASPVANAIVVLNSLDVLGPGYVLTTQQAFAVRFELAQAVVIGVAPIGLLVLFFKRKKVFPGAFIAWQVVNLIWMLMAFALTQNAFRDYYEASGVSFWGDGNGRTLVGALLGIAIWTGYMLNSVRVRNTFVR